One Fusobacterium nucleatum genomic window carries:
- a CDS encoding energy-coupling factor transporter transmembrane protein EcfT — MLLKSSLFILLLVNVFTSNLIILSAILVVVLILNLTLNKNLRKHSKQLKVLLFFYLSTFLIQLYYGQQGKVLFKFYSFYITEEGLINFGVSFIRILNLILMSWLINEMKLLTGRFSKYQKIIDTVIDLVPEVFTLFKKRMKAKNFTRYILKDISKKYK; from the coding sequence ATGTTATTAAAAAGTAGTTTATTTATATTATTGCTGGTAAATGTTTTTACCAGCAATTTGATTATCCTTTCTGCAATCTTAGTTGTAGTTCTTATTTTAAATCTTACATTAAATAAAAATTTAAGAAAACATAGTAAACAGCTTAAAGTTTTATTATTTTTTTACTTGTCCACTTTTTTAATTCAACTTTATTATGGGCAACAGGGAAAAGTCTTATTTAAGTTTTATAGTTTCTATATAACAGAAGAAGGACTTATAAATTTTGGAGTTAGTTTTATTAGAATTTTAAATTTAATTTTGATGTCTTGGCTTATAAATGAAATGAAGTTATTAACAGGTAGATTTAGTAAATATCAAAAAATTATTGATACTGTTATAGATTTAGTACCTGAAGTTTTTACTCTATTTAAAAAGAGAATGAAAGCAAAGAATTTTACAAGGTATATATTAAAAGATATTAGTAAAAAATATAAATAA
- a CDS encoding ShlB/FhaC/HecB family hemolysin secretion/activation protein → MKKVVASIFLVLNVLSFSDSFNENEDERTILKQEHRFEQERLQKEFQKREEYLNQLKSEKQKTSTNEIKFHVSEINLDDKEKLLNEIEKENILGKYLNKDLGSTDITNLVTDLTNRLIAKGYITSVATISEDNDLTSKTLNLKIVPGKIEKIILNEDKGFDNFKKAFLVSTKEGKVLNIRDLDTTTENFNYLEANNMTMEIIPSEIPNHSIVKLKNEMKDKFTVSVLTNNYGEDRQNAIWRGGVSINIDSPLGIGDRVYFSYTTVHKKKADRSWKRTTESLKPGEIAPIGPKGYDPRKDSLPYKRDLDLYNFRYTLKFNSYTLSLGSNRTENTSSFYTANTVYDMETMSNTFSVNLDKVLLRDQKSKLTFGMGLKRKHNQSYIEEALLSDRILTIGDISLNGITTFYGGLLGASLGYERGMRALGAEKDKNKGIRNPKAEFMKYTLNTNYYKPLTQKLVYRFNTTLTHSNDVLYGSEKHSIGGVGSVGGYHRTGNIQGDKAVEIENELSYRVLDSEKFGKLSPYLSYSYGKVRNNKNSSMYRKGYMSGALLGLRYNMKYLDLDVAYAKPLARSNYLKPKNREIYFSATLKIKF, encoded by the coding sequence ATGAAAAAAGTAGTAGCATCTATTTTTCTAGTTTTAAATGTCTTATCTTTTTCAGATTCTTTTAATGAAAATGAAGATGAAAGAACAATTTTAAAGCAAGAACATAGGTTTGAGCAAGAAAGATTGCAGAAAGAATTTCAAAAAAGAGAAGAATACTTAAATCAATTAAAATCAGAAAAACAAAAAACTTCAACAAATGAAATTAAATTCCATGTATCTGAAATAAACTTAGATGATAAAGAAAAGCTATTAAATGAAATAGAAAAAGAAAATATATTAGGAAAGTATTTAAATAAAGATTTAGGAAGTACAGATATAACTAACTTAGTTACAGATTTAACTAATAGATTAATAGCAAAAGGATATATTACATCAGTTGCGACTATTTCTGAGGATAATGATTTAACTTCAAAAACTTTAAATTTAAAAATAGTTCCAGGAAAAATAGAAAAAATAATACTTAATGAAGATAAAGGCTTTGATAATTTTAAGAAGGCTTTTTTAGTTTCTACTAAAGAAGGGAAAGTATTAAATATTAGAGATTTAGATACAACAACAGAGAATTTTAATTATCTTGAAGCAAATAATATGACTATGGAAATTATACCAAGCGAAATTCCAAACCATTCAATAGTAAAATTAAAAAATGAAATGAAAGATAAGTTTACTGTATCAGTGCTTACAAATAACTATGGAGAAGATAGACAAAACGCCATTTGGAGAGGTGGAGTATCAATTAATATAGATAGTCCCTTAGGAATTGGCGATAGAGTCTATTTTTCATATACAACAGTTCATAAAAAGAAAGCAGATAGAAGTTGGAAAAGAACAACAGAAAGCCTAAAACCAGGAGAGATAGCGCCAATAGGTCCAAAGGGATATGATCCAAGAAAAGATAGTTTACCATATAAAAGAGATTTAGACCTATATAATTTTAGGTATACTTTAAAATTTAACTCATACACTTTGTCATTAGGCTCAAATAGAACAGAAAATACAAGTAGTTTCTATACAGCAAATACAGTTTATGATATGGAAACAATGAGTAATACTTTTTCAGTTAATTTAGATAAAGTTCTATTAAGAGATCAAAAAAGTAAATTAACTTTTGGAATGGGGTTAAAAAGGAAACATAACCAAAGCTATATAGAAGAAGCTCTTTTATCAGATAGAATCCTTACAATAGGAGATATTTCTTTAAATGGAATAACAACATTTTATGGTGGTTTGTTAGGCGCTTCTTTGGGATATGAAAGAGGAATGAGAGCACTTGGTGCTGAAAAAGATAAAAATAAAGGAATAAGAAACCCAAAAGCAGAGTTTATGAAATATACATTAAATACTAATTACTATAAGCCTTTAACTCAAAAGTTGGTATATAGATTTAATACAACTCTTACTCATTCAAATGATGTTCTTTATGGTTCAGAGAAACATTCAATAGGTGGAGTAGGAAGTGTTGGAGGCTACCATAGAACTGGAAATATACAAGGTGATAAAGCTGTAGAAATAGAAAATGAATTATCATATAGAGTATTAGATTCAGAAAAATTTGGAAAATTAAGTCCTTATTTAAGTTATTCATATGGTAAAGTAAGAAACAATAAAAATAGCTCAATGTATAGAAAAGGATATATGTCAGGTGCTTTACTAGGTTTAAGATATAATATGAAATATTTAGATTTAGATGTAGCTTATGCAAAGCCTTTAGCTCGTTCAAACTATTTAAAACCTAAGAATAGAGAAATATATTTTAGTGCAACATTAAAAATTAAGTTTTAA